Proteins encoded in a region of the Bacteroidota bacterium genome:
- a CDS encoding esterase family protein, which produces MNREFHQWHSSRLGRDMEMLVFGHGGTPVIVFPTSKGRFFEYEDRGMVQALSWHLDQGWIQLFCVDSIDSDSWYNYSAHPAHRAWMHSLYDGYIRNEVVPFIQYKNTNPYLITTGCSFGGYHAVNFAFRYPDVVKKVVSLGGIFSIRDYIMGWFDDNCYFNCPTDFLPGVSGAQLEGLKQQSIILAAGEHDICRGYNEAFVHQIYEKGIWYTFDLYPGAGHDWPWWQAWIQKYLAI; this is translated from the coding sequence ATGAACCGGGAATTTCACCAATGGCACAGCAGCCGCCTCGGCCGGGACATGGAGATGCTGGTTTTTGGTCACGGGGGAACACCGGTTATTGTCTTTCCGACCAGCAAGGGCCGGTTTTTCGAGTACGAAGACCGGGGAATGGTTCAGGCCCTTTCGTGGCATCTGGATCAGGGATGGATTCAATTGTTCTGTGTGGATAGCATTGATTCTGATTCCTGGTACAACTATTCGGCCCATCCGGCCCACCGCGCCTGGATGCACTCCCTTTACGACGGCTACATCCGCAACGAAGTGGTTCCCTTCATCCAGTATAAAAACACCAATCCGTACCTGATCACTACCGGATGCAGTTTTGGCGGATACCATGCAGTGAATTTTGCATTCCGCTACCCCGATGTGGTGAAAAAGGTCGTCAGCCTGGGTGGCATTTTTTCCATCCGTGACTACATCATGGGATGGTTCGATGACAATTGCTATTTCAACTGCCCGACCGACTTCCTTCCCGGTGTCAGCGGTGCGCAGCTCGAGGGACTCAAACAACAATCGATTATCCTGGCCGCCGGCGAGCACGATATCTGCCGGGGCTACAACGAGGCTTTCGTACATCAGATCTATGAAAAAGGAATCTGGTACACATTCGACCTGTACCCGGGCGCCGGTCATGACTGGCCCTGGTGGCAGGCGTGGATTCAAAAATATCTGGCTATTTAA
- a CDS encoding ATP-binding cassette domain-containing protein, whose product MTVSQVTKRFGSFTAVESLSFSISSGRIFGLLGPNGAGKTTTIRMIAGITIPDEGTITLNGQAIGAETQNRMGYLPEERGLYKKMKVLDGLQFLGELKNMNRAAARKTGADLLDQYGLSEWADKKIEDLSKGMQQKVQILSTIIHDPDFIILDEPLSGLDPINAELVNTLILDLKAKSRIILFSTHRMEQVEKICDDIVLVHHGKGLLNGSLRDIKNRFGRDSVTVSFEGNDGVFDTLSGVTIVDRTPRHVEMRLNGLSMQELIGRINPHLHIERIERTEPSLKDIFIQTVTEQGGDLPAEARP is encoded by the coding sequence CTGACGGTATCACAGGTCACAAAACGGTTCGGCTCCTTCACCGCTGTGGAGTCGCTATCTTTTTCGATTTCCTCCGGCCGGATTTTCGGATTGCTTGGCCCGAACGGGGCCGGAAAAACCACCACCATCCGCATGATTGCCGGCATCACCATCCCCGATGAAGGGACCATCACACTCAATGGCCAGGCCATCGGAGCTGAAACCCAGAACCGGATGGGATACCTTCCCGAAGAACGTGGTCTGTATAAGAAAATGAAGGTGCTCGACGGACTTCAGTTTTTGGGTGAACTGAAAAACATGAACCGTGCAGCCGCCCGTAAAACCGGCGCAGACCTGCTTGATCAGTACGGACTTTCCGAATGGGCCGATAAAAAGATCGAAGACCTCTCCAAAGGCATGCAGCAAAAGGTTCAAATCCTTTCAACCATAATTCATGACCCCGATTTTATCATTCTCGATGAGCCACTCTCCGGACTCGATCCCATCAATGCCGAGCTGGTTAACACACTCATCCTCGACCTGAAAGCAAAGTCACGCATCATCCTGTTTTCAACCCACCGCATGGAACAGGTCGAGAAAATCTGTGACGACATCGTGCTGGTTCACCACGGGAAGGGACTGCTGAACGGAAGTCTTCGCGACATTAAAAACCGGTTTGGCCGCGACTCGGTAACAGTCTCCTTCGAAGGCAATGACGGGGTTTTCGATACCCTCTCCGGGGTCACCATTGTCGACCGCACACCCCGCCATGTCGAAATGCGTCTGAACGGACTTTCCATGCAGGAACTGATCGGCCGGATCAATCCGCATCTTCACATCGAACGGATCGAACGGACCGAGCCATCCCTGAAAGACATTTTTATTCAAACCGTGACCGAACAGGGCGGTGACCTGCCCGCGGAGGCCCGCCCATGA
- a CDS encoding SOS response-associated peptidase — MCGRYSLKRSDFATYEEWMNYRKSQYDEVHSNPIFNAAPTMSLPVIRREGNRLFTDWMRWGLLQPWNKTRSDAYKTFNARSETLLEKPTWKKPFASQRCLVIADGFYEWKTSGKSKQPYRVCLKNRDQFAMAGLFNGWTDPETGEFLSTFSIVTTAANDFMKPLHDRMPVILPDEAHDAWLGSQPGSDLLHLLVPFPGDQLDMFPVTPAIGKVSYQEPDSVLPLTQLL, encoded by the coding sequence ATGTGTGGCCGGTATTCGCTTAAACGATCCGACTTTGCCACCTATGAAGAGTGGATGAATTACCGGAAAAGCCAGTATGACGAGGTCCACTCCAATCCCATTTTCAACGCCGCACCCACCATGTCGCTTCCTGTCATCCGCCGCGAAGGAAACCGTCTGTTCACCGACTGGATGCGGTGGGGTTTGCTTCAGCCCTGGAATAAAACCCGGTCCGATGCCTACAAGACATTCAATGCCCGGTCAGAAACCCTGCTCGAAAAACCCACCTGGAAAAAACCATTTGCCTCTCAGCGATGTCTGGTCATTGCCGATGGATTCTATGAATGGAAAACCAGCGGAAAGAGCAAACAGCCATACCGGGTGTGCCTTAAAAACCGTGATCAGTTTGCCATGGCCGGATTGTTCAATGGGTGGACCGATCCTGAAACAGGTGAATTCCTGTCCACTTTTTCGATTGTAACCACGGCGGCCAATGACTTTATGAAACCCCTTCATGACCGCATGCCGGTCATTCTTCCCGATGAGGCCCATGACGCCTGGCTGGGTTCTCAGCCTGGCAGCGATCTTCTGCACCTGCTGGTGCCATTTCCCGGTGATCAGCTCGATATGTTTCCGGTGACACCAGCCATCGGAAAAGTATCCTATCAGGAGCCCGATTCGGTTTTACCGCTCACCCAATTGCTTTAA
- a CDS encoding T9SS C-terminal target domain-containing protein has product MHKLLKLSAFSLMTALAFVACEEETTDEAASTTPIVSDTVIVGPFTSRVELSASKTYLLKGFASVEDGGELVIPAGTKVVGDFVSRGTLIVKRGGKLTVNGTETNPVVFTSQRAAGSKARGDWGGIIINGRSTNNLPGGIGTSEGNGGTFGGGASPNSADNSGSIRYLRIEFGGTKVSPDNEVNGLTLNSVGSGTTIEYVQTHFIADDGFEWFGGTVNAKYLVSSGNDDDSFDIDNGFTGKLQFIYAIQDPALANRGHEVDNDSKGSSATPLTMPTIYNATIVGATTGTPSSVKANDDDNDGLYFRRNSAGKMYNYIVTNFRGYGFNIDGTGSVNKAKRDSLFVKNSILFNNKFGANKGGYEVSFKGDTTGVAALLTAWGVKVQDPQLGSLTFESNNPVPAATVTGATPPSDGFFTTSATYIGAFGTTNWTSNWTNFAKK; this is encoded by the coding sequence ATGCACAAACTGCTCAAACTGAGTGCCTTTTCACTCATGACTGCCCTGGCCTTTGTGGCCTGCGAAGAAGAAACCACTGATGAGGCTGCTTCAACAACGCCCATTGTCAGTGACACGGTCATTGTCGGACCCTTTACCTCCCGGGTAGAACTGTCTGCATCTAAAACCTATTTGCTGAAGGGATTTGCTTCGGTTGAGGATGGAGGAGAGCTCGTAATTCCTGCTGGGACAAAAGTGGTCGGTGATTTCGTCAGCCGTGGTACTCTTATCGTGAAAAGGGGTGGTAAACTGACAGTTAATGGTACGGAAACCAATCCTGTTGTTTTTACCTCTCAGCGTGCGGCCGGTTCGAAAGCCCGTGGTGACTGGGGAGGAATCATCATCAATGGTCGATCCACGAATAACCTTCCTGGTGGTATCGGAACTTCTGAAGGCAATGGTGGCACATTTGGTGGTGGCGCCAGCCCGAACTCTGCAGACAACAGTGGTTCAATCCGGTATCTGCGGATTGAGTTCGGCGGAACCAAGGTTTCTCCTGATAATGAGGTCAATGGTCTGACTTTAAATTCAGTCGGATCGGGAACCACCATTGAATATGTGCAGACTCACTTTATTGCTGACGATGGCTTTGAGTGGTTTGGCGGAACCGTGAATGCCAAGTATCTGGTATCATCGGGTAATGATGATGATTCCTTTGATATTGACAATGGGTTTACCGGAAAACTGCAATTCATTTACGCCATTCAGGATCCCGCATTGGCCAACCGTGGTCATGAAGTGGACAATGATTCGAAAGGATCTTCTGCAACACCGCTTACCATGCCGACGATTTACAATGCCACCATTGTGGGTGCAACCACCGGAACACCTTCCTCGGTAAAAGCCAATGATGATGACAACGATGGTTTATACTTCCGCCGGAACTCAGCAGGAAAAATGTATAATTACATTGTGACCAATTTCCGCGGATATGGATTCAATATTGACGGAACCGGATCGGTCAACAAGGCAAAACGTGATTCGCTTTTTGTTAAAAATTCGATTCTGTTCAACAATAAATTCGGTGCAAATAAAGGTGGATATGAAGTATCCTTCAAGGGAGATACCACTGGTGTGGCTGCTCTTCTGACGGCCTGGGGAGTAAAAGTTCAGGATCCGCAACTCGGTTCTCTGACCTTTGAATCAAACAATCCGGTTCCGGCTGCCACCGTGACGGGAGCCACTCCGCCATCTGACGGGTTCTTTACCACTTCTGCCACGTATATCGGTGCCTTTGGAACCACCAACTGGACATCCAACTGGACCAACTTTGCAAAGAAATAA
- a CDS encoding carboxypeptidase-like regulatory domain-containing protein yields the protein MKKVLILFFAVLSGVASVSGQTTGIITGKVVDKQTGEELIGANVRVADTQIGASSDIDGNYRIAGVPAGPVSLKISYVSYRTQTITGVKVVPGQVTRQDVLLELEEVQTEEVLVEATVVRNSDGILLLDRKKSATIMDAISAEQIKKSTDSNAGDAMKRVTGVTVVGGKFVYVRGLGERYSNTTLNGASVPSPEPEKKVVPFDIFPSSLIQNMTTSKSFTPDQSGDFAGGSVQISTVEFPDQETFSYSIGSGYNSNTLGKSVPTATTSGSLDFLGYDDGTRALPSDYKSRLTTLYTGPDKAADFSRSLKSGYGISNQTVAPNQSYSMTYGNQFDLGVPVGVIAAVTYSNSGNYTEEDQFFPSAESLPTYELDGRSGNNSVLWGTILNGSVKLSNYNKLSFKNLFNTSSDAETRVEEGILSRSGGGYIRATREKFVSRSLLSSQVAGEHHLASLLNTRAEWKATYSRAMRSEPDTRESVYQQEQNGQFAFANNYGSSNGRFFSDMADNDVNLKLDLSTPFTQWDGFDATLKYGGVVKHRTRDFDGVRIQYGLTNTSSDSRFLNPADLLTPDQIGSGLVSLSNATADTDGYEATENHAAGYAMVDMPVYPGLRMITGFRYEQNTIDLSVYNPLTNASGFVLPTRSSGDMLGAFHLVYTPVDNVNYRFAVSRTLARPEFRELAPASYYDYKSAQIGNPLLKDVAITNYDLRWEWFVKPGDIVAVSLFYKDFTNPIEQAYIDRSGTTVTVPVNANTAYNMGMEIELRSDLDVLHSSLSEFKFISNVTLVKSESGFNKNQNLQYYFGNQFEEISPAAITNLKRPMLGQSPYVINTMLVWDREEWGSNVSLAYNRFGERISTFGIVFGSLRVDDIYEMPRDQVDLAYSQKFFEKYSFKMNVRNLLNDETIFRFGKSGDVHRSYRTGMSVSAGISYSL from the coding sequence ATGAAGAAAGTCTTGATTCTCTTTTTTGCGGTCCTCTCAGGTGTTGCCTCAGTTTCCGGGCAGACCACCGGCATTATTACCGGTAAGGTGGTTGATAAACAAACCGGTGAGGAGCTGATTGGTGCAAACGTCCGTGTTGCTGATACCCAGATCGGGGCATCCAGTGATATTGATGGTAATTACCGTATAGCCGGTGTGCCGGCCGGTCCGGTTTCGTTGAAAATTTCCTATGTCTCTTACAGAACCCAAACGATAACAGGTGTCAAAGTCGTCCCTGGTCAGGTGACCCGGCAGGATGTGCTTCTGGAACTGGAAGAAGTTCAGACAGAGGAAGTTCTGGTTGAAGCCACAGTTGTAAGGAACTCGGATGGGATTCTGCTTCTCGACCGCAAGAAATCTGCAACCATCATGGATGCCATTTCTGCTGAACAGATTAAAAAATCCACCGATTCGAATGCCGGTGATGCCATGAAGCGGGTGACAGGAGTGACGGTGGTTGGCGGAAAATTTGTTTACGTACGCGGACTGGGTGAGCGGTATTCAAACACCACCCTGAACGGTGCTTCCGTTCCTTCGCCTGAGCCAGAGAAAAAGGTCGTTCCCTTCGATATTTTTCCTTCTTCCCTCATTCAGAACATGACAACGAGCAAGTCATTCACTCCCGATCAGTCGGGTGATTTTGCCGGTGGATCGGTACAGATCAGCACGGTGGAATTTCCTGATCAGGAGACATTCAGTTACAGCATCGGATCTGGATACAATTCGAACACTCTGGGAAAATCGGTCCCGACGGCAACCACCAGCGGATCGCTGGATTTTCTTGGTTACGACGATGGAACCCGGGCTTTGCCATCCGACTATAAATCCCGGCTGACCACACTGTACACAGGACCCGATAAAGCGGCTGATTTTTCCAGATCCCTGAAGTCTGGTTATGGAATCAGTAATCAGACGGTTGCCCCCAACCAATCTTATTCGATGACCTACGGAAACCAATTTGACCTGGGTGTGCCGGTAGGGGTGATTGCAGCTGTCACCTATTCCAATTCTGGTAATTACACCGAAGAGGATCAGTTTTTTCCTTCCGCCGAGTCGCTTCCGACTTATGAACTTGATGGCCGGTCTGGAAACAATTCTGTTCTGTGGGGCACCATCCTGAACGGATCTGTTAAATTATCAAATTACAACAAATTGTCATTCAAGAATCTGTTCAACACTTCCAGCGATGCGGAAACCCGAGTTGAAGAAGGGATTCTGAGCAGGTCGGGAGGCGGATACATCAGAGCCACCCGTGAAAAATTTGTATCCCGCAGTTTACTCTCCTCTCAGGTTGCCGGGGAACATCATCTGGCCAGCCTTCTGAATACCCGTGCAGAGTGGAAAGCCACTTACAGCCGGGCCATGCGCTCTGAACCGGATACCCGTGAATCGGTCTACCAGCAGGAGCAGAATGGACAATTTGCATTTGCCAACAATTATGGATCATCGAATGGCCGCTTTTTCAGTGACATGGCCGATAATGATGTGAATCTGAAACTGGACCTCAGCACTCCTTTCACCCAATGGGACGGATTTGATGCCACGCTGAAATATGGTGGAGTGGTTAAGCACCGTACCCGTGATTTTGATGGAGTTCGTATCCAATATGGATTGACCAATACCAGTTCTGATAGCCGTTTTCTGAATCCGGCCGACCTGCTGACACCTGATCAGATTGGTTCCGGGCTGGTTTCCCTTTCCAATGCAACGGCTGATACCGATGGATACGAAGCCACCGAAAACCATGCAGCAGGTTATGCCATGGTGGATATGCCGGTTTACCCGGGTCTGCGAATGATTACCGGGTTCCGTTATGAACAGAATACCATTGACTTGTCGGTTTACAATCCGTTGACCAATGCAAGCGGATTTGTTCTGCCGACCCGTTCATCCGGTGACATGTTGGGAGCCTTCCACCTTGTTTATACGCCGGTGGATAATGTGAATTATCGTTTCGCGGTTTCACGCACCCTTGCCCGACCTGAATTCCGGGAACTGGCACCCGCATCTTACTACGATTACAAATCTGCTCAGATCGGAAATCCGTTGCTGAAGGATGTTGCCATCACCAATTATGACCTCCGCTGGGAATGGTTTGTAAAACCCGGTGATATTGTGGCCGTATCTCTGTTCTACAAGGATTTCACCAATCCGATTGAACAGGCCTACATTGACCGTTCCGGAACCACGGTGACGGTTCCGGTTAATGCAAACACGGCCTATAACATGGGAATGGAAATTGAACTCCGTTCCGATCTCGATGTGCTTCATTCATCGCTGTCCGAATTCAAATTTATTTCGAACGTCACACTGGTAAAATCTGAATCCGGATTTAATAAAAACCAGAATCTGCAATACTACTTCGGTAATCAGTTCGAAGAAATTTCTCCTGCCGCCATCACCAATCTGAAGCGCCCCATGCTGGGTCAGTCGCCCTATGTGATCAACACCATGCTGGTGTGGGATCGCGAGGAATGGGGAAGCAATGTATCGCTGGCATACAACCGGTTCGGAGAGAGAATTTCCACGTTCGGAATTGTTTTCGGATCGCTGCGTGTGGATGACATTTATGAAATGCCGCGTGATCAGGTGGATCTGGCATATTCACAGAAATTTTTTGAAAAATATTCGTTTAAAATGAACGTAAGAAATCTGCTGAACGATGAGACCATTTTCCGGTTTGGAAAATCCGGAGACGTTCATCGCAGCTATCGCACTGGTATGTCGGTTTCAGCAGGGATTTCTTATTCACTCTGA
- a CDS encoding alpha-amylase — MSPYPAPVTRYFHVRGKARKEFKISEELFSVRGDVLFVNFQQSRLLAEQINTTRKDGGHVNPADLNAMGLIHEILHFVIGMYREERNPTAFAGLLAHLNGAFTQPVMDRLLLDFTTLFPPPDVASGKQKPDVFLNGSIDGIPNRHWMLEEMIMVWLNNENPGYAPIKPIIHDAELREGDLYLKVIASAQAFFETQPKFGPDNQNLIDLLYEPIRRAPNSLMDQLDFIRRYWGSILSGSAFWLRLLTSMDYIREEGKWFLFKQGGWNVSKDITAEVPSFSGDLFEHEPEAFSPDTDWMPRVVMIAKSSFVWLDQLTKRYQRPITFLSDIPDEELDALQNRGITALWLIGLWKRSHASARIKQINGNPEAVASAYSLYDYDIADELGGYPAYENLRNRCAGRGIRLASDMVPNHMGIDSSWVMNEPDLFLSLPYPPYPNYRYNGVDLSNDPRIGLYIEDGYWDRTDAAVTFKRVDRWTGDVRYILHGNDGTSFPWNDTAQLNYLKAEVREKVIQTIIHVARMFPIIRFDAAMTLAKRHYQRLWFPLPGTGGDIPSRSEHAMTKEEFDRWFPIEFWREVVDRIAVEVPNTLLLAEAFWMMEGYFVRTLGMHRVYNSAFMHMFKKEDNQNYRYLIKNTLEFNPQILKRYVNFMNNPDEETAVNQFGKGDKYFGVALMMATLPGLPMFGHGQFEGFSEKYGMEYKKAYKDEQPDQWLIDRHMRELVPVIKKRYLFAEVEQFLLYDFFTGHGGVNEDVFAFSNRFGHEKALVVFHNRYAHTSGWVRTSAAYLDPKGHMTQRVLGQGLALPVGDDNQFTIFRDAITGNEFIRSTQELWERGMHLDLQAFEYHVFWEFRQVTHTEAMPYRDIANFLHGKGVPSIEDAIIEMKLKPIFDSWYQAINPGAIGYYASGADTMEPKSDILNTLNEKLSHIGDGARFLFGHRETEGSGKDAVLNLYRKLIHWSRPVNQGVMPVLGSFIGSKNQSDKKTSLYWNLTIPWLLADQIDRWNLPGTDYKPACDAFYLTKTLTKSLRESGYSDHDAWRYGMVFQAMCTLSNRFRNHRAEGWTQATALTLTLEHIRPFLQINLHNDVLWFNKESMDEMVSWLSLTRLLLTELEAGTDRPDENLQKSVDQALSASIRQVGQSGYRYQELVQSMIEPAKKPKKGATAQKLAAKKKPVTKPAAKKKAADKPEKAKPAAKPSKKK; from the coding sequence ATGTCACCCTACCCTGCACCCGTAACCCGTTACTTCCACGTCAGAGGAAAAGCACGCAAGGAATTTAAAATCAGCGAGGAACTCTTCTCGGTCCGGGGAGATGTGCTGTTTGTGAATTTCCAGCAATCCCGGTTGCTGGCCGAGCAGATTAATACCACGCGTAAGGATGGCGGCCATGTGAATCCGGCCGATCTGAATGCAATGGGGCTGATTCACGAAATTCTCCATTTTGTGATTGGCATGTACCGGGAGGAACGGAATCCGACGGCTTTTGCAGGATTGCTGGCTCACCTGAACGGGGCCTTCACACAACCGGTGATGGACCGGTTGCTACTCGATTTCACCACACTGTTTCCGCCACCCGATGTGGCCAGCGGCAAACAGAAACCCGATGTGTTCCTGAACGGATCGATTGATGGCATTCCCAACCGGCACTGGATGCTGGAGGAAATGATCATGGTCTGGCTGAATAATGAAAACCCGGGTTACGCACCCATTAAACCCATTATTCATGATGCCGAGTTGCGTGAAGGCGACCTGTATCTGAAAGTGATTGCCTCGGCACAGGCGTTTTTTGAAACACAACCGAAATTTGGTCCGGATAATCAGAACCTGATCGATTTGTTGTATGAGCCCATTCGCCGGGCCCCGAATTCGCTGATGGATCAGTTGGATTTTATCCGCCGGTACTGGGGTTCCATTCTTTCCGGTTCTGCATTCTGGCTTCGGCTGCTCACCAGCATGGATTACATCCGCGAAGAAGGAAAATGGTTCCTGTTCAAACAGGGCGGATGGAATGTCAGCAAGGATATCACAGCCGAAGTGCCCTCCTTTTCCGGGGATCTGTTCGAACATGAGCCCGAAGCATTCAGCCCCGATACTGACTGGATGCCGCGTGTGGTCATGATTGCCAAGTCAAGTTTCGTCTGGCTCGATCAGCTGACCAAACGGTATCAGCGTCCCATCACCTTTTTGAGCGACATTCCGGATGAGGAACTCGATGCTTTGCAAAACCGCGGAATCACAGCCCTCTGGCTCATCGGTTTGTGGAAACGCAGTCATGCCTCGGCCCGGATCAAACAGATCAATGGAAATCCGGAAGCGGTGGCGTCGGCCTATTCGCTTTACGATTATGACATTGCCGATGAATTGGGTGGGTACCCGGCATATGAAAACCTGCGAAACCGGTGTGCCGGCAGGGGAATCAGACTGGCCAGTGATATGGTTCCGAATCACATGGGAATCGATTCCTCCTGGGTCATGAACGAGCCCGATCTGTTCCTGTCGCTGCCTTATCCTCCCTATCCGAATTACCGGTATAATGGCGTGGATCTGAGCAATGATCCCCGGATCGGTCTCTACATTGAAGATGGATACTGGGACCGCACCGATGCCGCGGTAACTTTTAAACGGGTGGATCGCTGGACCGGAGACGTCCGGTATATCCTTCATGGAAACGATGGCACCAGTTTTCCCTGGAACGACACGGCACAGCTGAATTATCTGAAAGCTGAAGTGCGGGAAAAGGTGATTCAGACCATTATTCATGTGGCCAGAATGTTTCCGATCATCCGGTTTGATGCAGCCATGACCCTCGCCAAGCGGCACTATCAGCGGTTGTGGTTCCCGCTGCCCGGCACCGGTGGTGACATTCCCAGCCGGTCGGAACATGCCATGACCAAAGAGGAATTTGACCGGTGGTTCCCCATTGAATTCTGGCGTGAAGTGGTGGATCGGATTGCCGTGGAAGTGCCCAACACCCTGCTTCTGGCCGAAGCTTTCTGGATGATGGAAGGGTATTTCGTGCGGACACTCGGCATGCACCGGGTCTATAACTCGGCGTTTATGCACATGTTTAAAAAAGAGGATAATCAGAACTACCGGTACCTGATTAAAAACACCCTGGAGTTCAATCCGCAGATTCTGAAACGGTATGTCAATTTCATGAACAACCCCGATGAAGAAACTGCCGTTAATCAGTTCGGAAAAGGGGACAAGTACTTTGGTGTGGCGCTCATGATGGCTACGCTCCCCGGACTTCCCATGTTTGGTCACGGACAGTTTGAAGGGTTCTCCGAAAAATACGGCATGGAGTACAAGAAGGCGTATAAGGACGAACAACCCGATCAATGGCTGATCGATCGTCACATGCGTGAATTGGTCCCGGTTATTAAAAAACGGTATCTCTTTGCAGAAGTCGAGCAATTTTTACTCTATGATTTCTTTACCGGACATGGCGGGGTAAACGAAGATGTGTTTGCATTCAGCAATCGGTTCGGTCATGAGAAGGCACTGGTGGTCTTCCACAACCGGTATGCACACACCAGCGGATGGGTGCGCACCTCGGCGGCCTATCTGGATCCGAAGGGGCACATGACCCAGCGGGTTCTGGGACAAGGGCTGGCCCTTCCGGTTGGCGATGACAACCAGTTTACCATTTTCCGCGATGCCATTACCGGCAATGAATTTATCCGGTCGACACAGGAATTATGGGAACGGGGAATGCACCTCGATCTGCAGGCCTTCGAGTACCATGTTTTCTGGGAATTCCGTCAGGTAACCCATACCGAGGCCATGCCATACCGGGATATTGCCAACTTCCTGCATGGAAAGGGAGTGCCATCCATTGAGGATGCCATTATCGAAATGAAACTGAAGCCGATTTTCGATTCCTGGTATCAGGCCATCAATCCGGGTGCCATCGGGTATTACGCCTCGGGTGCTGATACCATGGAGCCCAAATCGGATATTCTGAACACGCTGAATGAGAAGCTGTCCCACATCGGGGATGGGGCTCGCTTCCTGTTTGGTCACCGTGAAACGGAAGGATCGGGCAAAGACGCCGTGCTGAATCTTTACCGTAAACTCATTCATTGGTCACGACCGGTTAATCAGGGAGTCATGCCAGTCCTTGGATCCTTTATCGGATCGAAAAACCAATCAGATAAGAAAACCTCTCTGTACTGGAACCTGACGATCCCATGGCTTCTCGCTGATCAGATTGATCGGTGGAATTTGCCGGGAACGGACTACAAACCAGCCTGTGATGCCTTTTATCTGACTAAAACTCTTACAAAATCCCTGCGTGAATCGGGATACAGTGATCATGATGCCTGGCGGTACGGCATGGTCTTCCAGGCCATGTGCACGCTCAGCAACCGGTTCCGGAATCACAGGGCTGAAGGATGGACACAAGCCACAGCCCTGACACTGACTCTGGAACATATCCGTCCGTTCCTGCAGATTAACCTGCACAATGATGTCCTTTGGTTCAACAAGGAATCGATGGATGAAATGGTGTCCTGGTTATCGCTGACCCGTTTGCTTCTGACTGAGTTGGAGGCGGGCACAGACCGTCCAGATGAAAACCTGCAAAAGTCAGTTGACCAGGCCTTGTCTGCATCCATCCGTCAGGTGGGTCAGTCGGGGTACCGGTATCAGGAACTGGTTCAGTCGATGATTGAACCGGCTAAGAAGCCTAAAAAGGGTGCCACAGCGCAGAAGCTGGCCGCAAAGAAAAAGCCGGTCACCAAGCCTGCTGCGAAGAAAAAGGCGGCTGACAAGCCGGAAAAGGCCAAACCGGCTGCGAAGCCATCGAAGAAAAAATGA
- a CDS encoding class II glutamine amidotransferase, with the protein MCRMAVYRGPAIPLKQVIYSPSHNFIRLAQKPREMVAAPLNGDGFGLGWYNQSLSSEPALITSEKPLWHDINLPRISDKILSDTIFMHVRAASPGLPVHQANSHPFQWENLLFMHNGVVSDFRKGFLRALRERIADPFYENIQGTTDSEHVFGYYLTLLSQSDSRDLAATMITLIDHLNSMAVTRNTDLVLNLAVTDGKTVVITRYTNIEKSASLYYASQSKYFPGGIIAASEKLYTDDDSWTEFPLNQQLVIAADGSWSFQALPNPFFVEGILTRKAKPSTLLA; encoded by the coding sequence ATGTGCAGAATGGCCGTGTACCGGGGCCCCGCAATCCCCCTGAAACAGGTGATTTACTCACCTTCTCATAATTTCATCCGCCTGGCACAGAAGCCCCGTGAAATGGTCGCCGCCCCGCTGAATGGCGATGGATTCGGACTCGGGTGGTACAATCAGTCTCTCAGTTCAGAACCCGCCCTGATTACCAGCGAGAAACCGCTCTGGCACGATATCAACCTGCCGCGCATCTCCGACAAAATTCTGTCCGATACCATTTTCATGCACGTCCGTGCGGCCAGTCCCGGCCTGCCAGTCCATCAGGCCAACTCCCATCCGTTCCAGTGGGAAAACCTGCTTTTTATGCACAACGGCGTGGTATCCGATTTCAGAAAAGGATTTCTCAGAGCACTCCGTGAACGGATCGCCGATCCATTTTATGAGAACATACAGGGAACCACCGATTCAGAGCACGTCTTTGGTTACTATCTAACCCTGCTGTCCCAATCGGATTCCCGCGATCTGGCTGCAACCATGATTACCCTCATCGATCACCTGAACAGCATGGCCGTCACCCGAAACACCGATCTGGTGCTCAATCTGGCGGTTACCGATGGAAAAACGGTGGTCATCACCAGGTACACCAACATTGAAAAATCAGCGAGTCTGTATTATGCCTCGCAAAGCAAATACTTCCCGGGTGGAATAATAGCTGCCAGCGAAAAACTGTATACCGATGATGACTCCTGGACCGAGTTTCCGCTGAATCAGCAACTCGTGATCGCCGCCGATGGCTCCTGGTCTTTTCAGGCCTTACCCAACCCGTTTTTTGTCGAGGGCATCTTAACCCGGAAGGCCAAGCCTTCCACTCTGCTTGCCTGA